The genomic region CAGGTCTTGCAGCGTGGTTTGGATGGCGCCGTAGCTGACGTTGGGCCGGGCCTCACGCAGCAACCGAAACACCACGCTGGTCACGATAAACTGATTTTTCAGCGGACCTTTAAACACGCTTTCGCGGTAGCCAAAGCCGCAGGCGGCCCGGTCGAACGTACGCACCGCGCCGGTGCTGATTTCCATGGCCTCCAGATGCTCGAAGGTATCCTGTAGTTCGGCTCCGTAGGCCCCAATGTTTTGGAGTGGTGCGGCACCTACCGTGCCCGGAATCAGCGACAGGTTCTCAATGCCGCTCAGATCCTGATCCAGCGCAAACTGTACCAGTCCGTGCCACGACTCACCCGCACCAGCTCGCACCAGCGCCGTGCTGCTGGCGTCGTCTTCCTCAATAATTTCCAGTCCGAAAACCTCGTTTTTGAGCACAATGCCGTCGAAGTCCTTGGTGAACAGCAAGTTGCTGCCGCCACCCAGAATCAGCTTCTCTGCCTGTTGCACTTCGGGCAACTGCAGTAGTCCGCGCAGCTCTTCAACGCTGGTAAAGCGGGCAAACAGCCGGGCGTGGGCATCAATGCCGAAGGTGTTATAGGCACGGAGGGAAACGTTGGCTTCGAGGGTAGGAATGCGCATGACGCAAAGATAAGGCGCTTTATCTAGCACGAGCACGCGTCCGAAACGCGCCAGTATATGCTAGCACGTATCACGAGGAACACTACCGCACCCGGCAGCTACTCGCCGCCTAAAACAGTTAGGTAGGCGTAGCACAGTGCGGAGATGATAGCGGCAATGCCGAATAGGTAGACGGTAGAACGGCCCTTGCGGGCCGAAAAGAACATTGCGGAATCTGAGAGTAGCCCTGCCTACCTATTCTGCCGCGCTGCGTTTGCTAGCGGCTATTCAGTAATTGTAAGGTCTTACTGTCCTGCGCGCCGTTGAAAAATGTATCCAGCACTTTCTGAAAAACCGGATTCGCATCAGGCAAAGCTGCAAACAGCGTCATAGACGATTTGAGCTTCAGATCATCGGGGCTGCCGAATATGCTGTTGGCGTTGTTGGAGTTGAGTTTTAGCAGCTCCTGACTGATTTCGACCAGCCTACTCCCCAGCACCGGATGATTAAGGTAGGCTTCGGCTTCCGCAGCATCCTGGATGGCGTAGTACCGGGAAGTTTCGCTGAAGCCCAAGCCCTGTATCTGCGGAAAGATATACCACATCCAATGACTGCGTTTCCGGCCGTTTTTGATTTCGGAAAGGGCGGTTCTGTAGTCGGATTGTTGGGCGTCGAGGAAGCGGGAGAGGGTAGGCATCTTACTTTTGTGTAAAGGAGGTTGTAAGCTGTGCATTCGAATACGAAGTTGAAGCACACAATGATAGGAGCACTACAGGGTACTTGAAAAAGCAGTTATTTTTATTCGTCTCTATTTTGTTCAGTTAATTTTATTAGGCTATTATTAAATGCAGATAGATTGTTGCCTAAAATCGAAAAAAAATCAATGTCAGCATTTTCAATAGCTGTCAATGCTTTCTGTAAA from Hymenobacter aerilatus harbors:
- the murB gene encoding UDP-N-acetylmuramate dehydrogenase produces the protein MRIPTLEANVSLRAYNTFGIDAHARLFARFTSVEELRGLLQLPEVQQAEKLILGGGSNLLFTKDFDGIVLKNEVFGLEIIEEDDASSTALVRAGAGESWHGLVQFALDQDLSGIENLSLIPGTVGAAPLQNIGAYGAELQDTFEHLEAMEISTGAVRTFDRAACGFGYRESVFKGPLKNQFIVTSVVFRLLREARPNVSYGAIQTTLQDLGLAADTPPTPRQVSEAVMHIRRSKLPDPAEIGNAGSFFKNPELSQHKYDELKAAYPGLPGYPVPGGVKVPAAWLIEQSGWKGHRRGQHGVHDRQALVLVNHGGAQGADIQALAYEIIASVRAKFGVELHPEVNIM
- a CDS encoding DUF1810 domain-containing protein; the protein is MPTLSRFLDAQQSDYRTALSEIKNGRKRSHWMWYIFPQIQGLGFSETSRYYAIQDAAEAEAYLNHPVLGSRLVEISQELLKLNSNNANSIFGSPDDLKLKSSMTLFAALPDANPVFQKVLDTFFNGAQDSKTLQLLNSR